A genomic region of Runella rosea contains the following coding sequences:
- a CDS encoding cysteine desulfurase family protein has product MIRSVADRVYLDNAATTRISPEVIETMLPWMTEQYGNPSSIHGHGRVVKSAIEQARKTVAGLLNTSPAQIFFTSGGTEADNMAITCSIDNYGLTHAITSPLEHHAVLHTLEYLAKAGKIKLSLVNIDAKGHIDLNHLEELLQTNPRSLVSLMHGNNEIGNLLDLNVVGDLCAQYNAIFHSDTVQTVGHLRHDLKQLKTHFIVGAAHKFNGPKGVGFLYINADVKIHPYIHGGSQERNMRGGTENVYGIVGLGKALEIAYRDMDSHRAHIEHLKKRMIAGFREKIEDVRFNGDCENMERSNYTVLNVSLPPSDISDMLLFNLDIAKISASGGSACSSGSEVGSHVLGALGVAPDRGNVRFSFGKYNTEADIDYAVNTVAEMYKAVTV; this is encoded by the coding sequence ATGATTCGCTCCGTAGCCGACCGCGTTTATCTGGACAATGCCGCCACCACCCGTATATCCCCTGAAGTTATCGAAACCATGCTTCCCTGGATGACTGAGCAGTATGGCAATCCATCCTCTATTCATGGACACGGACGTGTGGTGAAATCAGCCATTGAGCAGGCGCGTAAAACGGTAGCGGGGTTATTGAATACTTCACCGGCACAGATATTTTTCACATCGGGTGGTACAGAAGCCGACAATATGGCCATTACTTGTAGTATTGATAATTATGGCTTAACGCACGCCATTACGTCACCGTTGGAACACCACGCGGTATTGCATACCTTGGAATATCTGGCCAAAGCGGGCAAAATCAAGTTGAGCCTTGTGAATATTGATGCCAAAGGCCATATTGATTTGAATCATTTGGAGGAATTACTTCAGACTAATCCGCGCTCGCTGGTATCATTGATGCACGGCAACAATGAAATTGGCAACTTGCTGGATTTGAATGTAGTAGGTGATTTGTGTGCGCAGTATAATGCCATTTTTCACAGTGATACGGTTCAAACCGTGGGGCATCTACGGCACGACTTGAAACAACTCAAAACGCATTTTATCGTTGGAGCAGCCCATAAATTCAACGGACCGAAAGGTGTTGGCTTCTTGTACATCAATGCCGATGTAAAAATTCACCCTTACATTCATGGGGGTTCGCAGGAGCGCAATATGCGCGGCGGAACAGAGAACGTGTACGGAATTGTGGGGTTGGGGAAAGCCTTAGAAATTGCGTATCGCGACATGGACAGCCACCGTGCACATATTGAGCATTTGAAAAAACGTATGATTGCGGGCTTCCGCGAAAAGATAGAAGATGTGCGTTTTAATGGTGATTGTGAAAATATGGAGCGCAGTAATTATACCGTACTGAACGTGAGTCTGCCGCCGTCGGACATCAGCGATATGTTGCTTTTTAATTTAGATATTGCCAAGATTTCAGCTTCGGGCGGAAGTGCCTGTTCTAGCGGCTCAGAAGTGGGCTCGCACGTGTTAGGTGCGCTTGGCGTGGCTCCAGACCGTGGAAATGTGCGTTTTTCATTTGGAAAATACAATACCGAAGCAGATATTGACTATGCCGTAAATACCGTTGCAGAAATGTATAAAGCAGTGACGGTTTAA
- a CDS encoding ferredoxin--NADP reductase, whose product MDLTTRKFSIAEIIPETSDTKTFVLQPIDDALFEYQAGQFLTLLFDEYGHEVRRSFSFSTAPRVDELPAITIKRVPNGLVSRRLLDYAKEGDVLTALEPSGRFIIPPYEVPGHVFLMGAGSGITPLFSLLKHLLYAAPETSVTLLYSNRTVESTIYYEQLQQLQAAHPERLKVIFFWGNAKNLRQARLNNSMLEEIVNQHLISSKDDVLFYTCGPLHFMLMVQITLLTMGFAKDRIHREFYTVDTKPPTPKQYQPQSVTLDFKGTSTMVEVVNNLTILDAGLKAGLPLPYNCRSGQCGSCIAQCAKGVVEMEYNEILTDEEVTLGRVLTCMAHPLTADVRVSWDV is encoded by the coding sequence ATGGACCTGACTACTCGCAAATTCAGCATCGCGGAAATCATCCCCGAAACGTCTGATACCAAGACGTTTGTCTTACAACCCATTGATGATGCTCTTTTCGAGTATCAAGCAGGGCAATTTTTGACGTTGTTATTTGATGAATACGGCCACGAAGTCAGGCGCTCTTTTTCATTTTCAACGGCACCGAGGGTAGATGAGCTACCAGCCATTACCATCAAACGCGTTCCGAACGGGTTGGTTTCGCGCCGATTGCTTGATTATGCAAAAGAGGGCGACGTCCTTACTGCACTAGAACCTTCAGGACGATTTATTATTCCACCTTATGAAGTACCAGGCCATGTGTTTTTGATGGGTGCCGGGAGCGGTATTACCCCGCTGTTTTCGTTACTGAAACATCTTCTGTACGCTGCACCAGAAACGTCCGTTACGCTTCTGTACAGCAACCGAACCGTTGAGTCCACTATTTATTACGAACAACTGCAACAGCTGCAGGCCGCGCATCCGGAACGTTTGAAAGTGATCTTCTTTTGGGGAAATGCCAAAAACCTGCGTCAGGCCCGGCTTAATAATTCGATGCTGGAAGAAATCGTGAACCAACACCTAATCTCTTCCAAAGACGATGTGCTTTTTTACACCTGCGGGCCATTGCACTTTATGCTTATGGTGCAAATTACGCTGCTGACCATGGGCTTTGCCAAAGACCGCATCCACCGTGAATTTTATACGGTCGATACCAAACCCCCTACTCCAAAGCAGTATCAACCGCAATCTGTAACACTCGACTTCAAAGGGACATCCACAATGGTTGAAGTCGTTAATAACCTAACGATTTTGGATGCGGGATTAAAAGCAGGCTTGCCTTTGCCTTATAACTGCCGCTCAGGCCAATGCGGAAGTTGCATTGCCCAATGCGCAAAAGGAGTCGTTGAAATGGAATACAACGAAATCCTGACCGACGAAGAAGTAACGCTCGGCCGTGTACTAACGTGTATGGCGCACCCACTTACGGCCGATGTGCGCGTATCGTGGGATGTTTAA
- a CDS encoding RNA polymerase sigma factor, producing the protein MKDERTLVEGCRNKDRIAQRTLYERFAGRMFAVCQRYTRSRFEAEDVLQEAFIKVFSQIHTFRYDCPLEAWIKRVVINTAISYLRKEKAYLEQADIDNHTDAVAENETALSGIQYQQLLSLVRELPPGCQSVFNLYAIEGYQHNEIAEMLGISEGTSKSQYARAKQLLQAKMLESF; encoded by the coding sequence ATGAAAGATGAACGAACGTTAGTTGAAGGGTGTCGAAATAAAGACCGCATAGCCCAGCGAACGCTTTATGAGCGTTTTGCGGGGAGAATGTTTGCCGTTTGTCAACGCTACACGCGCAGCCGTTTTGAGGCCGAGGATGTTCTTCAAGAAGCGTTTATTAAGGTTTTTTCCCAGATACATACGTTCAGGTATGATTGCCCGTTGGAAGCGTGGATTAAGCGTGTGGTCATTAATACGGCCATTTCATATTTGCGAAAAGAAAAAGCTTACTTAGAGCAAGCAGATATTGATAATCATACTGACGCCGTAGCAGAAAACGAAACTGCTCTGTCGGGCATTCAATACCAGCAGTTGCTGTCGTTGGTCCGCGAATTACCACCCGGCTGCCAATCGGTGTTCAACCTGTACGCCATAGAGGGTTATCAACACAATGAAATTGCCGAAATGCTAGGTATTTCAGAAGGTACGTCCAAATCGCAATACGCCAGGGCAAAACAGTTGTTACAGGCAAAGATGTTGGAAAGTTTTTAA
- the lysS gene encoding lysine--tRNA ligase yields MLSEQELLRRQKREDLMKLGIDPYPAESFDVNVTAADIHKNYENDKLNYKNISIAGRLMSFRIMGSASFVELQDSTGRIQLYFRRDDLCPDEDKTLYNTVFKKLLDIGDIIGVKGFVFTTQTNEISIHVQEFKILNKSLKPLPVVKEADGKTYDGFTDPEQRFRQRYVDLIVNPHVKDIFIKRAKIISTMRRIFDDKGWLEVETPILQPIHGGATARPFKTHHNTLDMPLYMRIANELYLKRLIVGGFDGVYEFGKMFRNEGMDRTHNPEFTSLEFYVAYKDYHWMMSITEELLEKVALAVNGQTKIQSWGNEIDFAGPYERLSIFEAIEKFTGINVEGKTEAELIAHCNEWGIETDGTMGVAKLIDEIFGAKVEDNLIQPTFIIDYPVEMSPLTKKHRSKPGLVERFELFINGKEVANAYSELNDPIDQRERFEEQLRLAERGDEEAMAMDEDFIRSLEYGMPTTSGIGIGIDRLTMMMTDQTSIQEVLFFPQMRPEKKAEMASENDYITQGVPTIWIPALQKMGFLTIEALKAANPNKVFNDLGGLRKKLKIEAPMPKKEEVESWING; encoded by the coding sequence ATGCTAAGCGAACAAGAACTGTTGCGCCGCCAAAAGCGCGAAGATTTGATGAAACTGGGGATTGACCCCTACCCTGCCGAATCGTTTGACGTCAACGTCACCGCGGCCGACATCCATAAAAACTACGAAAACGATAAACTTAATTACAAAAATATCTCCATCGCTGGCCGTTTGATGAGCTTCCGTATCATGGGAAGTGCCTCATTTGTGGAGCTTCAGGACAGTACTGGACGTATTCAGTTGTATTTCCGTCGAGATGACCTGTGTCCCGATGAAGACAAAACGCTGTACAACACCGTATTTAAAAAGCTCCTTGACATCGGCGACATCATTGGCGTGAAAGGATTTGTGTTTACGACCCAAACCAACGAGATTTCGATTCACGTACAGGAGTTCAAAATCCTGAACAAGTCATTGAAGCCGCTGCCCGTAGTCAAAGAAGCCGATGGAAAAACCTACGACGGTTTTACGGACCCTGAGCAGCGCTTTCGTCAGCGATACGTGGATTTGATTGTGAATCCGCACGTAAAAGATATTTTCATCAAACGCGCCAAAATCATCAGTACCATGCGGCGTATTTTTGATGATAAAGGTTGGTTGGAAGTAGAAACGCCCATTTTGCAGCCTATCCACGGCGGTGCCACGGCCCGGCCGTTCAAAACCCACCACAATACATTGGATATGCCGCTGTATATGCGCATTGCCAACGAATTGTACCTCAAACGCCTCATCGTAGGCGGTTTTGATGGGGTGTATGAGTTCGGAAAAATGTTTCGCAACGAAGGCATGGACCGCACACACAACCCAGAGTTTACATCGCTGGAATTTTACGTGGCCTACAAAGATTACCATTGGATGATGAGTATTACCGAAGAGCTACTGGAAAAAGTGGCGTTGGCGGTAAATGGTCAAACAAAGATACAATCATGGGGTAACGAAATCGACTTTGCTGGTCCATACGAGCGGTTGAGCATTTTTGAAGCCATCGAAAAATTCACTGGCATCAACGTTGAAGGGAAAACCGAAGCCGAATTGATTGCGCATTGCAACGAATGGGGCATCGAAACCGACGGCACCATGGGCGTAGCTAAATTGATTGACGAAATCTTTGGGGCCAAAGTGGAGGATAACCTGATTCAACCGACGTTTATCATTGATTATCCCGTCGAAATGTCGCCGCTGACCAAAAAGCACCGTAGTAAGCCAGGTCTGGTGGAGCGTTTTGAGTTATTTATCAATGGAAAAGAAGTTGCCAACGCGTATTCTGAGCTGAACGACCCCATCGACCAACGCGAACGCTTTGAGGAGCAACTCCGCCTAGCCGAGCGCGGTGACGAAGAAGCCATGGCGATGGATGAGGATTTCATCCGCTCACTGGAATACGGAATGCCCACCACGTCGGGAATCGGTATCGGTATCGACCGCCTTACCATGATGATGACCGACCAGACAAGCATTCAGGAAGTGTTGTTCTTCCCGCAGATGCGCCCCGAAAAGAAAGCCGAAATGGCATCTGAAAATGACTATATAACACAGGGGGTACCTACCATTTGGATTCCTGCGTTGCAGAAAATGGGCTTTTTGACCATCGAGGCGCTCAAAGCGGCCAATCCCAACAAAGTCTTCAACGATCTGGGCGGCCTGCGTAAAAAACTGAAAATCGAAGCTCCCATGCCGAAGAAAGAGGAAGTGGAGAGCTGGATAAACGGATAA
- a CDS encoding NADPH-dependent FMN reductase → MITIVVGTNRRNSKSKDVALFYQKLLAEFNAESQILDIAELPDDFIRTALYENNGKNEVFNAYRKMMKEADKFVFIVPEYNGSYPGALKGFIDGLGYPSELKHKKAALVGISDGVQGSALALSHLIDVFHYLGLNVLAQRVKIPFMKKNFQEGEIKDALINQLIHEQAELLVNF, encoded by the coding sequence ATGATAACAATCGTAGTCGGTACCAATCGGCGAAACTCCAAATCAAAAGACGTAGCTTTGTTTTATCAAAAGTTACTCGCCGAATTCAATGCCGAAAGTCAGATTTTGGACATTGCCGAACTTCCTGACGACTTCATAAGGACTGCTTTGTACGAAAATAACGGAAAAAATGAAGTTTTTAATGCCTATCGTAAGATGATGAAGGAGGCCGATAAATTTGTTTTTATCGTACCGGAATACAACGGTTCTTACCCCGGAGCACTAAAAGGGTTCATTGACGGATTGGGCTATCCTAGCGAATTAAAGCATAAAAAGGCCGCTCTGGTGGGAATTTCGGACGGTGTACAAGGTTCGGCGTTGGCGTTGAGTCATTTAATTGATGTTTTCCATTACTTAGGTTTGAATGTGCTGGCCCAGCGGGTGAAGATTCCGTTTATGAAGAAAAATTTTCAAGAAGGAGAAATTAAAGATGCGCTTATCAATCAACTTATTCACGAGCAAGCGGAATTGTTGGTAAATTTTTAA
- a CDS encoding YheT family hydrolase: MPIINQSTYPGPPRYLFNCHLQTIVPSVFRKIEGVAYERERFLLSDGDFVDIDWLDTRSKKLVVLTHGLEGDSGRHYIKGTAKLFSQNGWDVLAWNCRSCSGEMNKAFRLYNHGEIGDISELINYALRTKHYEKIVLVGYSMGGNISLKYVGARGKELPDVVRGAAAFSAPTNLKTSAELLDLPKNRFYRDRFMKKLTKKITAKSELYPGKLDMSRLKNVKVWKDFDDFFSAPVNGYRDADDFYEQASAVNFIKEVRIPILICNAQNDPILNADCAPKALAEKHPFIFVETPKTGGHVGFLVKNDKFTWSERRALDFLS; this comes from the coding sequence ATGCCCATTATTAATCAGTCAACCTATCCAGGCCCACCTCGTTATCTGTTCAATTGTCATTTGCAAACCATCGTTCCCAGCGTTTTTCGGAAGATTGAAGGAGTGGCGTACGAGCGCGAACGGTTCTTGCTCTCAGACGGTGATTTTGTAGATATTGATTGGCTAGATACACGTAGTAAAAAACTGGTGGTACTAACGCACGGTTTGGAAGGCGATTCGGGAAGACATTACATCAAAGGAACCGCCAAATTGTTTTCACAAAATGGCTGGGATGTACTAGCATGGAACTGCCGCTCATGCAGCGGTGAAATGAACAAAGCCTTTCGGCTGTACAATCATGGTGAAATTGGCGACATCAGCGAACTCATCAACTACGCCCTGCGCACCAAACACTACGAAAAAATAGTACTTGTGGGATACAGCATGGGAGGAAATATCTCCTTAAAATACGTGGGAGCGAGGGGCAAAGAGTTACCAGACGTTGTACGAGGCGCAGCAGCATTTTCAGCCCCTACCAATCTGAAAACCAGCGCAGAACTACTCGATTTACCAAAAAATCGGTTTTACCGCGACCGGTTTATGAAAAAATTAACGAAAAAAATCACCGCTAAATCGGAGCTGTATCCGGGTAAATTGGACATGAGCCGCTTGAAAAACGTTAAAGTTTGGAAAGATTTTGATGATTTTTTTTCAGCGCCCGTCAACGGCTACCGCGATGCCGACGATTTTTACGAACAGGCATCCGCCGTCAATTTCATCAAAGAAGTACGCATTCCCATTTTGATTTGTAACGCCCAAAACGACCCTATTTTAAATGCCGACTGTGCTCCGAAAGCATTGGCAGAAAAACACCCCTTCATTTTTGTAGAAACCCCCAAAACGGGCGGACACGTGGGTTTTTTGGTTAAAAACGATAAGTTTACGTGGTCAGAACGTCGAGCATTGGATTTTCTGAGTTAA